From the Anopheles merus strain MAF chromosome 2L, AmerM5.1, whole genome shotgun sequence genome, the window AATCGTAGTATGGTGTATGCatttggcgatgacgcggcacaaaggatgttaccgcgactgttaacaattctgtttacaccaggagatgccgaatcctcgattacgcgcctccgctttctaccagtagccggtcgaggatcaggattccgaaaGTGAGGCGTagatgcagtttgaaggagggtagaaccactgcgaacttcggcgacaataggctcaacgagcttgccgatagctgctacaactgaggtgagggcggcttggaaaccgacctgggcgcctatttcttttaccgaacggcagcgcggatttttaagaatgttagtgcaACCAATGCAGTTCCAGTGCAGCtcgacattggacaatactgcgTCAATTAGCTCAGagggcaatttgcaacagccgtGGTGAaacgtagcgtcacaatatgcacaactgatgatTCAGTcggtggcctctagcggttcagcacacgagaagcaaatagcagccatcgcgaaatcacgcgtaatcacagcacaacactgctaagccgaccaggaaaaaacagcaggaaaccacagttgcggtgcaactaaacaattcgccaagatgaaacgatgatgtgaagcagtttaatagtccgtagaataggcaacaatgcgatgcgacgcagaaaacacaagaaaattactgaaaaatcacggagcgcgacggaagtgcggccgaacaattaaacgtcaaacgtcaaacgtagAGGCCTTCTCcgtgtcctgtcgccctttttatgttttacttGCCGAACCGAACGCGATTGGTTGAAACCCGAATcgatacagggtttacctagccaatccggCATCATTaaagcgttatcggtcgccgtaaatactttttcgggcgacgtaaaccctcaattgggcactgtcatttctattcgagccttgtgaagtatgaatcgggaAAAGTACAGAATGAATTACAGCAGCTGATAGATGCCTCCGCAATTTCCATAGTGCAGGTGTTGCAAATACGGGCCATTCTACGGGAACGGTGAAGGTTGTcgttgcagcaacaagagcGATGGCGATCAGGACGCCCGAACTCAGATGCGATCCGAAAAACGAATTTTACGCGAATTGTTGGTCAGCAGAGATAAACGCATTATTGAACGATGATGGAACGGTGTTCTATAATACTGTAATTATAAAGAAACCGGAAAATAGTGTGATAAACAGCGCGattttgaagaaaatattCTGAGCGATATGCGAATGCGACTTTTACGTAAAGCGTCAAACGTCAATGTTGCTGTGGTCAATAGTCAATGGATGTGAAGCAAAGTTACCaaaaaattagcaaaaaatttgcggtggggaggggggggggaggggtgttATTTAGTTTTGGGGCCCCAAGAGGCCGCTTAGTTGGCGTAGTGCTCGCCCCTGGGAACACACGTAGCAACACAGTGTATTTCtaatataaattattatttattgtttgacTGTGTTGACTTTgactttttgtttcattgggCGTGTTGCATTAGATTTGTAGGATGAtcgtttgattttcactagcatCGATGGTGGTGATAAACATGGTTTTAGTTCGACCGAAACAATGTTTACCAGGCATAGTTAATGCCGAGGCCATTGCTGTAAGTCATGTGCGCAACGGCTGGAGCAGCGGAATATGCAACGCCCAGTAGTGCCGGATTCTTAAGTGCCGGAGCAGCATAACCGACATGACCATAAGCAGGAGCAGCGATTGCATGTGGATAAGAAGCGGTGATATGGCCAACCGCCAGTCCTGGATTGCTTACTCGCACATCGGATTTGCTGACTGAAGAGTACGGAGTATCGATGGTCTTCGAGTAGGTCGAGATTTGTCCCAAGTTTCCATAACTGCGTAGGATATTAGACTGCTGGCTGGTAATGGCCGGAGTGTGAATACCTGCGTAAGTTGGGCCTGCTGGGTTCAGAGTGTAGGCGGCTTGGGATACAGCAACCAAAGCAAAAAGAGCTACAAACTATGGAAAAGAATAAACTTTAATAAAACTGCTCTTTCATATGAAAACACTTCACATataaacacatacacgatACATTGTGACAGAGAAATATGTAAACAGAATAACAGAATAAATGATAACGTCAATGAAATTGTCGATGCGACTGCTTTGAATCCAGTTAGCAAACTGATAATCCATAAAGAGAGTGCATATCGCTTTTATAGTACCCAATGGAACCCGCAAAAAGCATGCCAGTAGTGAATTGGTTTgctttgttgatgttttttttttcatcgtgTACTTCAATCTTGCAGGTCACACGCACCCACAGGTCACTCTCACTTGCATTGCGTTGGGAAAGGGTGGACGAAGTAGTACGATCTTAAACTGGGCACATAAAGCACCATAATCACTATATAtgtttatatatatacatagtATTCAACAAGTTTGTCAAGTCATGCAGCTCTCTTGTGATTCGATAGTGATTATGGTCGTATGTATCGTACTACTTCGTCGtactttatatatatatatatatatataatatatatatatatatatatatatataNNNNNNNNNNNNNNNNNNNNNNNNNNNNNNNNNNNNNNNNNNNNNNNNNNNNNNNNNNNNNNNNNNNNNNNNNNNNNNNNNNNNNNNNNNNNNNNNNNNNTTTTGTGTGATGGCCCATCTTGATCCTTAGTATGTCCTCCACGCTGATATCTAGAAAAGAAAtagtaagaaaagaaaagaaaaaagaaagaaaagaaaaagaaaagaaaaagaaaaaaaagaagacaaaaagaAGCTGGCTGCCATCCGGGATAAGTTGCTCCGTCACGGTGAGGCTTCTGGTTATCCATCACTCATCATTAGGTTCATTTTAAATCGTTTTTCGGCTGCTAGTTTCAGTGGGCTTTCCTCAATATTTTCGTTAGATGAGAAGGACATATATTTTCGGATACTTGTAGGATATTCTTTTATATACACCTGTTCGACAGATTTAGCGTCATTAGATTGGTCTGACGTTAAGACATTCCAGTTGCCTGGAATGCCTGCCCCCCTCCGGTTGGCCATGTACCatcatccgcccaaggggttgggaCTGGGCCCGTGTACCAAGCTTGGATATACGATGATACATGTTACCACTGCACGAAACGGACGTCGCAGGATAGGAGTTGAGTAAGAGAGCCTATATTAACCTTCAAGGAGGTGTCGGATCTTACCCCATTTGCAGATAATTTGGTGGTATAGTGCGTTTAGTTATTATCCTTCTCatcttttttattccttttggATCTTGCTGTTGCGATTTTCTTTTGCGGCTAGTTGTGCCATTAGCTTCAAAGCGGCTTTCATGTTCAAATATCGCATGCGAACTATCACTCTCTGTTTTGCGAATGATTTAACTATCTCTGAGGGTAATTCGACTTGTTCTGTATATTAACCGCTAATCTCCGTACGTTAATGTTTTCTTATTAAATTTACcatttttgtgtaatttttggaatattttttccatttctttccaatgtTCATAAAACTCTTCACTGGGTTTGTGTAGTCCACCCAGCGAAAATGGTCCACAAATGTTGGTGGTTGGCAATAGCTATGctcattaaaaatttaaatgtttgtaTTCCTAGGTTTAAGCTGGGATACttttcgttaaattttttTGCGAGGTAACCATAATGTATTGCAAtccatcttcttcttgtttgtcaTGTTAAAGGATTACTGCTCGCGTACTGATAATATCACTATCTTCTGAGCTTATTAATCCATTAGCTTTTCCATGCGTTGCATGTCTGGGAAGTTCGGTACTATTCGGCTCCTGAAAACACCGTTGCAGCTATATATTCCTCCGGCTCTTCATTTAAATTACTTTCTTCAACATTAGGTTCCACTGTCGTCAAATATCATCCGGTTcttggttgttttgttgtccGGTATGAGTTTGATTCCGTAATATGGTTGGGGATTTTCCAAGTATCATTATTCTTATACGGTAAAGACAGCTCAACGGCGATGGGTGATCATCACCCCTCCTTTTTGTCTTACTTGCGAGAAGAAGTTCTCAGTACATCTTGGTTAAGCTGTTAAAGAAAATTATAATACGAAGATAGAAtagattattttaaacattttaaataacTATACAGCATTGCACGATGGACAATAAACTTGGCCCAACATTTGCTGCTTTATACAATGCATAAATACTTGCCTTATATGTTGATATGAATTTGACTGCGTTTTATGCTTTCCTTCATGTCGTCAAACAGCATTTGTAGAGCAGTTGTTTGCATAATCACAgatttttgaaatgtttgtaaCGAAGATTTTCCAACGCAATGGAATTCTCCATTAACTCGCGCATATCGTTGAGGCCTTTCGCTGCATTTCGTTACCATATACGATTTTTTGTAGTCTTCTTTTGCAAATGGTGAATACGAATTTGAGACACTGAACCATAAATCAATTTTTTCTATAAAATCTGCCAAATCACTTGCTTCTGTAGTGTCATCGTATCTCCGTAATGAAATTGCCACTGTACGCGATAGAAGTTGCGCTGCTTTCcgaacattttgtttttctggcTAGTCATTCTTATGTGTcctgtttattttaaatatgggTGTAATTTCTGCAGCCATTCTACCTTCAAGAATTTTTTTGAGTGGTtcaattgtaatatttttcttttatactTAAATCCATGGTCCATAGCCAGTTTCTCGTTAATTTCAGCAAAATGCGGCACATCAGGAACAacgtacacatttttttttgtgacggGATGCGGAAAGAATGGGTTATTATAATCTGCTCCCAGTTCTTTCCAAAAGCTCGTATTTGCGGGCAATTATCACTTACTATTGCAACAACATTTATATTAATCTCGCTCAGTCTGTTTATGATACTTATAATTATGTCTTTTGTCATACTTTGATCAAATCCGATGTATATTGGCTGCTTCCAGTTGTTGAATAATCCTCTAGCGATTACCACTTGCATGTAATTGTGAGGTCCCAATATTCATCTGCAGCCGGATCATATTCCATAAACGCTTTCTACCTTCATCTCATCGAAGCTTAAGACACATTCCTTGTCTCTTTGGTAAACGTTTTTGTTACGGTCGCGATTAAATTAATGATATCATCTAAAATGCCTGTTTAAGATTAATTCTTTGGGAATATTTTTCCAATGTTGACGGCGCTGGCATTGGAATTCATATCTTCCGAGATATCCATAAACTCGTTTGGAAAAGTATCTTACTGTGAAAGCCTTGCTTATTTCTTCCTTTGTCCATCTGACTCgcttctttctctttcgttaTTAATCGATTTGATTGCTAGTTAATGTATCTCCTAGCACCTTTTCATTTCAGGAACaaaatcttcttttttgtatgcttGTACTTTTTACGAGTTAAGATCGTTTTCCAGGcacgtgttttgtttcttgagAGCTGTATTTTCTTTTACAGCGGAATCCAGATGCTCCTTCAGAATCAAGTTAGcatcttttaattttttgcttcATCCAATCGAGCTGTAAGAATACATATTTGTAGCTCTAGGTGTTGATGGTTTTGTCTTTCTGGTCACAGTTTTTACATTcgttttcattattattgtaCAGCACACGTCGACGTTCCTCAATCATAAGCTGTTCATTATtctcatcattattatttgcGTCGTTTGAAGTTTGTAATATTGATGGAATAGCTTTTAAAAGAGTCACAATGTACAAAAACACTAATAATAATCATCCAAATTTCAAATAGTAAGGCAGAACCTCACATTTCACATGACAGATAGCTATTCGCTCAGATAGATCATGCGATTAATTAATGATACGACCCGGAAACAGGTACGTGCGTACCGGAATCGTTCCCACTAAATCCAATCCGTGGGTGCAACGCGTTCTAGTGGACCAgagtttctcttcttctcttctttaggctcaacaaccgttgtcggtcaagacctGCCAGACCTAGCAGGACAGTCAGtactacgtatggcggcacgatccatttggggcttgaaccatGACGGGCATCCAAACTCACTTCATTAACTTCATCGCTTCATCAATCATTATGCCAACGGGCTTATGTTTCCTTACACCTACCGCAATTGCTACACCTACTgaacctacttgtaccttACTGGTTGTCCCCAGTGATTCCGAGTTGCttacggatggctccgacTCAGCAGGTGTGGGTCGATCCGCATAAACTAAAGCGATAGTAATTATACTATGATAGAAAAGTTTgaatgcccgtcatgggttcatgcctcgaatggaccgtgcctccatacgtaggattgactatcctgctatgttaacaataagtcactgaaagccaagctcacttaaccgacagcggttgttgtgccaaaaaagaagaaggaccGTTTGAATGTGAATCAAATCACTTGCCGTCtttacaggaaaaaaaatctcaaaaccTCTCAACAAAATCTTGTGTGCCCCATCTCTTTACTTTAGTAACGACtcaaaattcatttaaaaattaaatttaaaaattcacgcgtctttctgaataaaaaaacaaactcccgCGTTACTCTGCGTGTAGAACTGTGATAAAAAGGATAAACTATGTGTATCTGTCGTTACGTGTCCTTAGTTACCGTTACGTGTGCTTGCTCGTTCGCtcaacacaacaacatcaacacgtTTCATCCAGATGCATCTGCATGACGCACACGATGCATCCGGTCATAGAAACATGACTTCGGTgctgccagccagccagccagtgagCTGAGTAATGGTGCTCTAGGAAtagttaagaaaaaaaaaatgcactacGCGAACTAAACGGATCCTGGGAACCAAGGGGATACACACTAAAATCGCTCTTTATCCACAACTTCGCTCACTATTAAATTATCATTTTGATCTGTTTCCCGCTTAAATTTCTTGAGAAACTTTACTGCACGACACTCAGGGCGGATAAGGGTATCaggggccctaggcggtaagacgattgaggcccctgtaaatgctAAATGATGGGGAAGGGGGGTTTGTACTGGCACTGAACTTGCTGTTGGGAAattgaacagtaaacttgaaatgccgtCGAGGGGGccctacgatcatcagtcacaggctaAGACAAAGTctggcaggggggggggggggcaatcATTCGCCAACCTCGGGGCCCCAAACATCCATCCTTCCATGGGCCCTTGCCGCTAGTACTATGTCCATACAGCGTACTATAGACTaacgatctacggggcccaGGCAACCGCCTAGTCTGtttaccgttagatccgccactgacGACACTTAAATATTTTCGGCAATCCTGATTTCGTATTACAGATGAACTGAAGTTTATGTTTAATAGTACACGGGATATAATTTATGTAATATTGCTAAACACTActataataacaatataaatattcatttactTACCGCCACAGTTGAGCTTCCGCAATTGTCCATTTTTCATTAAGGGAGCATGATGCAACTGGTAATCCTCTGGCTGAAAAATGAGAAGAGCAAATAACAGAACAATTAGTAGGTTCCCAATCCTCACCACGATTGCAAAATTTCTTCCAGACACTGCGCAACACAGTTTCTTTCGGAAATTTATGAAATGCCGTATTTGTTCCCAGTTGTTTCACTTTGCAACGATTGTTGCTACAGCAAAATACAGAACACGAGATCGCATGATGAAAAAAAGATTCCTGAATAGGATGAATGGATAAAAATCGCTTTTAGGCAGAGAAGTATCCCAAGATGCGGATTGTTTATGCAATGCATGAACAAAAGTGTGATGAAATGGTAATAAACCGCCAAAAGAGATTCCTGAGAATTTTTGAACAATCGAAACGTAAACAAGACACCAATACATGTACAAGAGGTATTCTTGCCGTCAAAATCGGTGCCCAAGATGGTAGCTGTCAAACGGGCTAATATGTGACCTGATATCTCAACAGACCTtggcaccaacacatccaaaccttcgacagcccgCTCAgtcgaggggtatgaggcggagccagggacgggtagctcgacgaactgcttgacaaattcgccgttggagagaaaaagaaggcatgataaaattctccgaacgccatgatttcttccgtcgctttgcacagcgggcgGGGTCGAACGTTCCCGTTTGTATGGGGAGAAATCCGCGAGGTTTTGCGCTGTGGATTTGGAACGAATGTTGTTTTAAATGTAACGTTTAGCTTtaaattttgctttaaatgatTAAAGTGATTTGAACTTAGAGGTATGTagcattttaaaaatgttttgttatCTATTTCCAATACAAAAAAGTTTTCATCAGTTTTGAAAatgtatataaaaatataaaatatatcggaatataaataaacatacaaaTATGTACAATAATaaagttatttaaataaattataaatatatatatatatatatatatatatatatatatatatatatatatatatatatattatatatatataatatatatatatatatatatatatttataatttatttaaataactttATTATTGTACATAtttgtatgtttatttatattccgatatattttatatttttatatacatTTTCAAAACTGATGAAAACTTTTTTGTATTGGAAATAGAtaacaaaacattttaaaatgctaCATACCTCTAAGTTCAAATCACTTTAatcatttaaagcaaaatttaAAGCTAAACGTTACATTTAAAACAACATTCGTTCCAAATCCACAGCGCAAAACCTCGCGGATTTCTCCCCATACAAACGGGAACGTTCGACCCcgcccgctgtgcaaagcgacggaagaaatcatggcgttcggagaattttatcatgccttctttttctctccaacggcgaatttgtcaagcagttcgtcgagctacccgtccctggctccgcctcatacccctcgacTGAGcgggctgtcgaaggtttggatgtgttggtgccaAGGTCTGTTGAGATATCAGGTCACATATTAGCCCGTTTGACAGCTACCATCTTGGGCACCGATTTTGACGGCAAGAATACCTCTTGTACATGTATTGGTGTCTTGTTTACGTTTCGATTGTTCAAAAATTCTCAGGAATCTCTTTTGGCGGTTTATTACCATTTCATCACACTTTTGTTCATGCATTGCATAAACAATCCGCATCTTGGGATACTTCTCTGCCTAAAAGCGATTTTTATCCATTCATCCTATTCAGGAATCTTTTTTTCATCATGCCGATCTCGTGTTCTGTATTTTGCTGTAGCAACAATCGTTGCAAAGTGAAACAACTGGGAACAAATACGGCATTTCATAAATTTCCGAAAGAAACTGTGTTGCGCAGTGTCTGGAAGAAATTTTGCAATCGTGGTGAGGATTGGGAACCTACTAATTGTTCTGTTATTTGCTCTTCTCATTTTCAGCCAGAGGATTACCAGTTGCATCATGCTCCCTTAATGAAAAATGGACAATTGCGGAAGCTCAACTGTGGCGGTAagtaaatgaatatttatattgttattatagTAGTGTTTAGCAATATTACATAAATTATATCCCGTGTACTATTTAAACATAAACTTCAGTTCATCTGTAATACGAAATCAGGATTGCCGAAAATATTTAAGTGTCgtcagtggcggatctaacggtaaaCAGACTAGGCGGTTGCCtgggccccgtagatcgttAGTCTATAGTACGCTGTATGGACATAGTACTAGCGGCAAGGGCCCATGGAAGGATGGATGTTTGGGGCCCCGAGGTTGGCGAATgattgcccccccccccccctgccagACTTTGTCTtagcctgtgactgatgatcgtagggCCCCCTCGacggcatttcaagtttactgttcaatTTCCCAACAGCAAGTTCAGTGCCAGTACAAACCCCCCTTCCCCATCATTTAGCatttacagggggcctcaaaTCGTCttaccgcctagggcccctgatacccttaatccgccactgagtGTCGTGCAGTAAAGTTTCTCAAGGAAATTTAAGCGGGAAACAGATCAAAATGATAATTTAATAGTGAGCGAAGTTGTGGATAAAGAGCGATTTTAGTGTGTATCCCCTTGGTTTCCCAGGATCCGTTTAGTTCGCgtagtgcatttttttttcttaactaTTCCTAAGAGCACCAATTACTCAGctcactggctggctggctggcagcACCGAAGTCATGTTTCTATGACCGGATGCATCGTGTGCGTCATGCAGATGCATCTGGATGAAacgtgttgatgttgttgtgttgaGCGAACGAGCAAGCACACGTAACGGTAACTAAGGACACGTAACGACAAATACACATAGTTTATCCTTTTTATCACAGTTCTACACGCAGAGTAACGCgggaagttgtttttttattcagaaagaacgcgtgaagtttttaatttaaatttttaaatgaattttgaGTCGTTACTAAAGTAAAGAGATGGGGCACACAAGATTTTGTTGAGAggttttgagattttttttcctgtaaaGACGGCAAGTGATTTGATTCACATTCAAACggtccttcttcttttttggcacaacaaccgctgtcggttaagtgagcttggctttcagtgacttattgttaacatagcaggatagtcaatcctacgtatggaggcacggtccattcgaggcatgaacccatgacgggcattcAAACTTTTCTATCATAGTATAATTACTATCGCTTTAGTTTATGCGGATCGACCCACACCTGCTGAgtcggagccatccgtaaGCAACTCGGAATCACTGGGGACAACCAGTaaggtacaagtaggttcAGTAGGTGTAGCAATTGCGGTAGGTGTAAGGAAACATAAGCCCGTTGGCATAAATGATTGATGAAGCGATGAAGTTAATGAAGTGAGTTTggatgcccgtcatgggttcaagccccaaatggatcgtgccgccatacgtagtaCTGACTGTCCTGCTAGGTCTGGCaggtcttgaccgacaacggttgttgagcctaaagaagagaagaagagaaactcTGGTCCACTAGAACGCGTTGCACCCACGGATTGGATTTAGTGGGAAACGATTCCGGTACGCACGTACCTGTTCCGGGTCGTATCATTAAATTAATCGCATGATCTATCTGAGCGAATAGCTATCTGTCATGTGAAATGTGAGGTTCTGCCTTACTATTTGAAATTTGGATGATTATTAATTATGTGTTTTGTACATTGTGACTCTTTTTAAAAGCTATTCCATCAATATTACAAACTTCAAACGACgcaaataataatgatgagaATAATGAACAGCTTATGATTGAGGAACGTCGACGTGTGCTGtacaataataatgaaaacgAATGTAAAAACTGTGACCAGAAAGACAAAACCATCAAACAGCTAGAGCTACAAATATGTATTCTTACAGCTCGATtggatgaagcaaaaaaattaaaagatgCTAACTTGATTCTGAAGGAGCATCTGGATTCCGCTGTAAAAGAAAATACAGCTctcaagaaacaaaacacgtgCCTGGAAAACGATCTTAAACTCGTAAAAAGTACaagcatacaaaaaagaagattttGTTCCTGAAATGAAAAAGGTGCTAGGAGATACATTAACTAGCAATCAAATCGATTTAATAACGAAGAGAAAGAAGCGAGTCAGATGGACAAAGGAAGAAATAAGCAAGGCTTTCACAGTAAGATACTTTTCCAAACGAGTTTATGGATATCTCGGAAATGATATGAAAATTCCAATGCCAGCGCCGTCAACATTGGAAAAATATTCCCAAAGAATTAATCTTAAACAAGGCATTTTAGATGATATCATTAATTTAATCGCGACCGTAACAAAAACGTTTACCAAAAGAGACAAGGAATGTGTCTTAAGCTTCGATGAGATGAAGGTAGAAAGCGTTATGGAATATGATCCGGCTGCAGATGAAATATTGGGACCT encodes:
- the LOC121593208 gene encoding cuticle protein 67-like; the protein is MYRFVALFALVAVSQAAYTLNPAGPTYAGIHTPAITSQQSNILRSYGNLGQISTYSKTIDTPYSSVSKSDVRVSNPGLAVGHITASYPHAIAAPAYGHVGYAAPALKNPALLGVAYSAAPAVAHMTYSNGLGINYAW